The following coding sequences are from one Paenibacillus stellifer window:
- a CDS encoding PLP-dependent aminotransferase family protein → MKFDFSARAHTLMSSPLLSIRTQTRRGSLISLAEELPAEELFPLSLLAEAASTVISEDAQALQYGDPEGYGPLRDWLAGEWLKKQGVHVPVDGVLLTTGSQQAVDLLARVYIDPGDRVLVENPTSPGILQALRMQGAEIVPVKSDRDGLLPEDLRLQLESHRPKALFAAPSFSNPSGILWSVERRRAVLELCTAHQVLIVEDDSYGDLSFRRSNGKSERYPSLYALEDAGDDGHVLYIGSFSKTVAPALRTGWAAGNRELIMVMAAAKGMADWQSSSLNQRLLYHLLHATSFSLREHIKLLNREYDTRLKLMVELLKRAAWNGCSYDAPSGGMFLWVSLPDGLDSLILLKNSLRKGVAFLPGTLCTPDGSGSGYVRLNFSHPGRDELLLGMNLMGEAIKEFTARS, encoded by the coding sequence ATGAAATTCGACTTTTCGGCCAGGGCGCATACGCTTATGTCGTCTCCGCTTCTCAGTATCCGCACCCAGACGCGTAGAGGTTCCTTGATTTCACTGGCCGAAGAGCTGCCGGCGGAGGAGCTGTTCCCGCTGTCGCTTCTGGCCGAGGCGGCGTCCACGGTTATCTCGGAGGATGCCCAGGCGCTGCAATACGGTGATCCGGAGGGGTACGGACCGCTCAGGGATTGGCTGGCCGGAGAATGGCTGAAGAAGCAGGGGGTGCATGTCCCTGTGGACGGTGTGCTGCTGACGACAGGAAGCCAGCAGGCGGTGGACCTTCTGGCTCGGGTGTACATCGACCCCGGAGACCGGGTCCTGGTGGAGAATCCGACTTCGCCCGGCATACTGCAGGCGCTGCGAATGCAGGGGGCGGAGATCGTGCCGGTTAAGAGCGACCGCGACGGTCTGCTTCCCGAGGACCTACGCCTTCAATTGGAGAGTCATCGGCCCAAAGCGCTGTTCGCCGCTCCAAGCTTCTCCAATCCGAGCGGCATCCTATGGAGTGTGGAACGCAGAAGAGCGGTGCTTGAGCTGTGCACGGCACATCAGGTTCTGATCGTGGAGGATGACTCCTACGGAGATTTGTCCTTTCGGCGGAGCAATGGCAAGAGCGAGCGTTATCCTTCTCTGTACGCGTTGGAAGATGCCGGAGATGACGGACATGTGCTCTATATCGGCTCCTTCAGCAAGACGGTTGCCCCGGCTCTGCGAACCGGCTGGGCGGCGGGGAACCGGGAACTGATCATGGTGATGGCGGCCGCAAAAGGAATGGCGGATTGGCAGTCAAGCTCCTTGAATCAGCGCCTCCTCTATCATCTGCTCCATGCGACATCGTTCAGTCTGCGCGAGCATATCAAGCTGCTGAACCGCGAATATGACACCAGATTAAAGCTGATGGTCGAGCTGTTGAAGCGTGCGGCCTGGAACGGCTGCAGCTACGACGCTCCATCCGGCGGCATGTTCCTCTGGGTCTCGCTGCCGGACGGACTGGACAGCTTGATTCTGCTTAAGAACTCTCTGCGAAAGGGCGTCGCTTTTCTGCCGGGTACACTGTGCACGCCTGACGGAAGCGGCAGCGGGTATGTCAGGCTGAACTTCAGCCATCCCGGACGCGACGAGTTGCTGCTCGGCATGAATTTGATGGGGGAAGCGATCAAGGAATTTACCGCCCGCTCCTGA
- a CDS encoding DUF2161 family putative PD-(D/E)XK-type phosphodiesterase: MAIKSETELYAPLKKYFEGQGYQVKGEVRSCDLVGVRETGEPPLIVEMKKSFNLPLLLQGVERLKLSPVVYLAVERCREKKGSASQRWGELTDLCRRLGLGLVTVVFYKTKAPLVEVLAEPEEPASPARRRSGRRQERLLYEFRERSGDYNTGGSTRVKLVTAYREKALRVAAALEAAEREAALTAAAAGEAAAAEQGGGRNPASATRRARAAAPAAVPAGTPGTGAGRAGAMAKPAPEGVTPAELRRRSGVPAAAAILQANYYGWFSRVARGRYCLTAAGRAALLEYAAVSVSQSLADRERGGEG; this comes from the coding sequence ATGGCGATCAAAAGCGAAACCGAATTGTATGCGCCTTTAAAAAAATACTTCGAAGGACAAGGCTATCAGGTGAAGGGCGAGGTCCGTTCCTGCGACCTCGTCGGAGTCCGGGAGACCGGAGAGCCGCCGCTAATCGTGGAGATGAAGAAATCCTTCAACCTCCCCCTCCTGCTGCAGGGCGTGGAGCGGCTGAAGCTAAGCCCGGTCGTATATTTGGCGGTGGAACGCTGCCGGGAGAAGAAAGGCTCCGCCAGCCAGCGCTGGGGCGAGCTCACGGATCTGTGCCGGCGCCTCGGGCTAGGGCTGGTCACCGTCGTCTTCTACAAGACGAAGGCCCCGCTCGTCGAGGTGCTTGCGGAGCCCGAGGAGCCGGCGAGCCCCGCAAGGCGGCGCAGCGGACGGCGGCAGGAGCGGCTGCTGTACGAGTTCCGCGAGCGCAGCGGCGACTACAACACCGGGGGCAGCACCCGGGTGAAGCTCGTCACCGCCTACCGCGAGAAGGCGCTGCGCGTCGCGGCAGCGCTTGAGGCGGCCGAGCGGGAGGCCGCCCTGACGGCAGCCGCAGCCGGCGAAGCGGCTGCGGCAGAGCAAGGCGGAGGCCGGAACCCGGCCTCCGCTACGAGGCGGGCGCGCGCAGCCGCGCCCGCAGCAGTCCCTGCCGGCACCCCGGGAACCGGTGCCGGGAGGGCCGGGGCCATGGCGAAGCCGGCCCCGGAGGGCGTGACGCCGGCGGAGCTGCGCCGGCGGAGCGGTGTGCCTGCAGCGGCCGCCATCCTGCAGGCCAACTACTACGGCTGGTTCAGCCGTGTGGCCCGCGGCCGCTATTGCCTCACAGCGGCGGGCAGGGCCGCGCTGCTCGAATACGCCGCTGTATCCGTCTCGCAGTCCCTGGCAGACCGGGAGCGCGGCGGGGAAGGCTAA
- a CDS encoding PrkA family serine protein kinase — protein sequence MDIFERIASYRAENERLAWSGTFKEYIELLRKDPTPAKTAHARVYDMIKSHGVEDNGGRKRYKFFEQEIFGLDRAVEKLVEEYFHSAARRLDVRKRILLLMGPVSGGKSTLVTMLKRGLEQYSRTMQGAVYAIEGCPMHEEPLHLIPNELRPEIERELGVRIEGNLCPSCQMRLKNDYAGDIEKVRVVRVLLSEEERIGIGTFSPSDPKSQDIADLTGSIDFSTITEYGSESDPRAYRFDGELNKANRGLMEFQEMLKCDEKFLWNLLSLTQEGNFKAGRFALISADELIVAHTNETEYKAFISNKKNEALQSRMIVMPVPYNLKVSEEEKIYAKLIAQSDMKHVHIAPHALRAAAIFSVLTRLRESKKQGMDLIKKLRMYDGEEVEGYKEADLKEMQNEYLDEGMSGIDPRYVINRISSALIKGDLECMNALDVLRAIKDGLDQHPSITKEERERYLNFISIARKEYDTLAKNEVQKAFVYSFEESAKTLFENYLDNIEAFCNWTKIRDPLTDEEMEPDERLMRSIEEQIGISENAKKAFREEILIRISAYSRKGKKFEYSNHERLREAIEKKLFADLKDIVKITTSSKTPDESQLKRINEVSRRLIEDHNYCPICANELLRYVGSLLNR from the coding sequence ATGGACATTTTTGAACGTATAGCATCGTATCGGGCAGAGAATGAACGTTTGGCATGGAGCGGAACCTTCAAGGAATATATCGAACTGTTGAGAAAAGACCCCACTCCCGCCAAAACGGCTCACGCCAGAGTGTATGACATGATCAAATCGCATGGGGTGGAGGACAACGGCGGCCGCAAGCGGTACAAATTTTTTGAACAGGAAATATTCGGTCTTGACCGGGCCGTTGAGAAGCTGGTGGAGGAGTATTTCCACTCGGCTGCCCGGCGGCTTGATGTACGCAAACGGATTTTGCTGCTGATGGGGCCGGTCAGCGGCGGCAAATCGACGCTGGTTACGATGCTGAAGCGGGGGCTGGAGCAGTATTCGCGAACGATGCAGGGAGCGGTATATGCCATCGAAGGCTGCCCCATGCACGAGGAGCCGCTGCATCTAATCCCTAATGAGCTCCGTCCGGAGATCGAACGGGAGCTTGGCGTGCGGATCGAGGGCAATCTGTGCCCGTCCTGCCAGATGCGGCTGAAGAATGATTACGCCGGCGATATCGAGAAGGTCCGGGTCGTCCGGGTGCTGCTGTCGGAGGAAGAGCGCATCGGCATCGGCACCTTCAGCCCGTCCGATCCGAAATCCCAGGATATTGCGGACTTGACCGGCAGCATCGATTTCTCGACGATAACCGAATACGGATCGGAATCCGATCCGCGGGCATACCGGTTTGATGGCGAGCTGAACAAGGCCAACCGGGGGCTCATGGAATTCCAGGAAATGCTGAAATGCGACGAGAAGTTTCTGTGGAATCTGCTGTCACTGACGCAGGAGGGGAACTTCAAGGCCGGCCGGTTCGCGCTCATCAGCGCCGACGAGCTGATTGTCGCCCACACGAATGAAACGGAGTACAAGGCCTTCATTTCTAATAAAAAGAACGAGGCGCTCCAGTCCCGGATGATCGTCATGCCGGTTCCCTACAATCTGAAGGTGTCCGAGGAGGAGAAAATCTACGCCAAGCTGATCGCGCAGAGCGATATGAAGCATGTTCACATCGCGCCCCACGCGCTGCGTGCCGCTGCGATCTTCTCCGTCCTGACGAGACTCCGGGAGAGCAAGAAGCAGGGCATGGACCTCATCAAGAAGCTGCGCATGTATGACGGCGAAGAGGTGGAGGGCTACAAGGAAGCGGACCTCAAGGAAATGCAGAACGAATACCTGGACGAAGGCATGTCCGGCATCGACCCGCGCTATGTCATCAACCGCATTTCCAGCGCCCTTATCAAGGGCGATCTGGAGTGCATGAATGCGCTCGACGTACTGCGGGCAATCAAGGATGGACTTGACCAGCATCCTTCGATCACGAAGGAGGAGCGGGAGCGTTATCTCAACTTCATCTCCATCGCCCGGAAGGAATACGACACGCTGGCGAAGAACGAAGTGCAGAAGGCTTTTGTCTATTCGTTCGAGGAATCCGCGAAGACGCTGTTCGAGAACTATCTCGACAACATTGAAGCATTTTGCAACTGGACGAAGATCCGCGATCCGCTCACCGACGAGGAGATGGAGCCGGATGAGCGCCTGATGCGTTCCATTGAGGAGCAGATCGGCATTTCGGAAAATGCGAAGAAGGCGTTCCGCGAAGAAATTCTGATCCGGATTTCCGCCTATTCCCGCAAGGGCAAGAAGTTCGAATACAGCAATCACGAGCGGCTTCGGGAAGCGATCGAGAAGAAGCTGTTCGCCGATCTCAAGGATATCGTCAAGATTACCACCTCGTCCAAGACGCCAGATGAGAGCCAGCTGAAGCGGATTAACGAAGTATCCCGCCGGCTGATCGAGGATCATAATTACTGCCCGATTTGCGCCAACGAGCTGCTCCGGTATGTCGGCAGCCTGCTTAACCGCTAG